The following coding sequences are from one Lycium ferocissimum isolate CSIRO_LF1 chromosome 3, AGI_CSIRO_Lferr_CH_V1, whole genome shotgun sequence window:
- the LOC132051210 gene encoding uncharacterized protein LOC132051210, with protein sequence MSGNIRMKRFTDPFSYLSSGSEHSADNDVVSPSFSGLIFGYPDDVENDDDNNNNNSDTTTELDEHVFNESVDVSDEEEDFSHVIFHQSDTDLFRNVLYSHVYKALEVFSCLKSTNKSVLRRNVMIFLRDSGYNAAICKAKWESSGGLTAGNYEFIDVVKSDQKTRYFIDLDFASEFEIARPMKFYERLLKSLPNVFVGQIEELKLILRIMSNAARRSLKSRGLHIPPWRKHRFMQNKWLGPYKRTSNHVPLGNTAALLLPPLKQANAVKCRSVGFDAAVNGGFWLPAVRRTR encoded by the coding sequence atgtctggAAATATCAGAATGAAGAGATTTACTGACCCGTTTAGTTACCTCAGCAGCGGCAGCGAACACAGCGCTGATAACGACGTCGTTTCGCCAAGCTTTTCAGGTCTCATTTTTGGTTACCCTGATGACgtggaaaatgatgatgataataataataataattccgATACTACTACTGAGCTAGACGAGCATGTATTTAATGAATCAGTTGATGTTtctgatgaagaagaagacttTTCGCACGTGATTTTTCATCAAAGCGATACAGATTTGTTTCGTAACGTGCTTTATTCACACGTTTACAAAGCGCTAGAAGTTTTTTCATGTTTGAAATCGACGAATAAATCGGTTTTACGAAGGAATgtaatgatttttttaagaGATTCAGGTTATAATGCAGCTATATGTAAAGCAAAATGGGAGAGTTCAGGTGGACTTACAGCTGGAAATTACGAATTCATCGACGTTGTGAAATCGGATCAAAAAACTCGTTACTTCATCGATTTAGATTTCGCATCTGAATTCGAGATCGCGAGACCGATGAAGTTTTACGAGAGGTTGTTAAAGTCTCTGCCGAATGTCTTTGTCGGACAAATCGAAGAATTAAAACTTATATTGAGGATAATGAGCAATGCCGCAAGGCGATCGTTGAAGAGTAGAGGATTACATATTCCTCCTTGGAGGAAACACCGTTTCATGCAAAATAAATGGCTCGGTCCGTACAAACGGACGTCAAATCACGTCCCGTTAGGAAACACTGCGGCGTTATTGTTGCCGCCGTTAAAGCAGGCAAACGCCGTGAAGTGTAGATCTGTTGGCTTTGATGCTGCCGTTAACGGTGGTTTTTGGTTACCGGCGGTGAGACGGACGAGATGa